One Nitrospira sp. DNA window includes the following coding sequences:
- a CDS encoding thiolase family protein, which produces MKEVVIAAGVRTPIGNFGGALKDLPAHKLGELVVREAIARADVDPHLIDEVIMGTVGHSSDAYNVARVVGLMAGLPIRTPAYSVQRNCSSGLQPFVNAYQNIHCEDADVQVVGGVESMSRAPFVSRDMRWGKRLRHAEFIDSIWEGLTDAFCGQLMGRTAENLAEEFGISHEEQDRFAVDSHRRAFKAIREGRLKAEILPVTVPKSVAGRDVAPVVVTQDEGPNVGLTEQQLALYPPLFKEGGTVTAGNSCPLNDGAAAAVVMSAERARELGRRPLGRIKSYAFIGVEPTRMGIGPAEALPLALKRAGVSLADLELIEVNEAFAAQYLAVERLLGLKRDIVNVNGGAIALGHPVGMTGTRLVITLLYEMQRRGAALGAVTMCVGGGQGAAMVLEQV; this is translated from the coding sequence GTGAAAGAGGTGGTCATCGCGGCCGGCGTACGAACTCCCATCGGCAACTTCGGCGGTGCGCTGAAAGACCTCCCGGCCCACAAGCTGGGTGAGCTGGTGGTGCGCGAGGCGATCGCACGTGCCGATGTCGATCCCCATCTCATCGATGAAGTGATCATGGGCACTGTCGGGCACTCGAGCGACGCGTACAACGTGGCTCGTGTCGTCGGTCTCATGGCGGGGCTTCCCATACGCACGCCGGCCTATTCGGTGCAGCGCAACTGCTCGTCCGGTCTCCAACCCTTCGTCAATGCCTATCAGAACATCCACTGCGAGGATGCGGATGTCCAGGTGGTGGGCGGGGTGGAAAGCATGAGCCGCGCCCCCTTTGTGTCTCGGGATATGCGGTGGGGGAAGCGGCTTCGCCACGCGGAGTTCATCGACAGTATCTGGGAAGGATTGACGGACGCCTTTTGCGGCCAGTTGATGGGCCGGACGGCCGAAAACCTGGCGGAAGAGTTCGGGATCAGCCATGAGGAGCAGGATCGGTTTGCCGTGGACAGCCATCGTCGTGCGTTCAAGGCCATCCGGGAGGGACGGCTCAAGGCGGAAATCCTACCTGTCACCGTCCCCAAGTCGGTGGCGGGACGTGACGTCGCCCCCGTCGTCGTGACGCAAGACGAAGGTCCGAACGTCGGTCTCACGGAACAGCAGCTCGCGCTTTATCCGCCGCTCTTCAAGGAGGGGGGAACAGTCACGGCCGGGAACAGTTGTCCGCTCAACGACGGAGCCGCCGCCGCGGTCGTGATGTCCGCCGAGCGGGCGCGTGAGTTGGGCCGTCGCCCGCTCGGCCGCATCAAGAGTTATGCATTCATCGGGGTGGAGCCTACCCGCATGGGCATCGGGCCGGCCGAAGCGCTGCCGTTGGCGCTTAAGCGCGCCGGTGTGAGTCTCGCCGACCTTGAGCTCATCGAAGTGAACGAAGCGTTTGCGGCGCAGTATCTCGCCGTTGAGCGTCTGTTGGGGCTCAAGCGGGACATCGTCAACGTGAACGGCGGTGCGATCGCGCTGGGCCATCCGGTCGGCATGACCGGCACCCGTCTGGTGATCACGCTCCTGTACGAAATGCAGCGGCGCGGTGCAGCGCTCGGCGCAGTGACCATGTGTGTAGGCGGCGGGCAAGGAGCGGCAATGGTGCTGGAGCAGGTGTGA
- a CDS encoding Homogentisate 1,2-dioxygenase, which translates to MYLLKKGTAPNQAHVGIPDGLYEEEHGRQGFSGPSSHLYHTHPPTAWSRIEGPLRPRAFTCTELLTPDSRSADGRPVTVLASPDARLSLSRRRETMGHFVRNGDGDEIVFVHSGRGKWETDYGLVSYEPGDYLVIPKGTTYRIHVDSSGEPGLFLIVETPAPVELPDRGPLGRHALFDPGVLTVPELADAPDDAKTRREWEVRIKRDGDYTTVYYPFYPMDVAGWKGDLWVAKLNVRDFRPVTSPRYHLPPSVHATFQAGGALISTFAPRPLESDPQALRVPFYHRNMDYDEVLFYHQGEFFSRAGIQAGMLTLHPQGIHHGPQPQAVTAAKRKEQTEEVAVMIESRHTFKVMPEFETVEWKDYAMSWSRP; encoded by the coding sequence ATGTATTTGCTGAAAAAAGGAACCGCTCCCAACCAGGCCCACGTGGGGATTCCCGACGGCCTGTATGAAGAGGAGCACGGTCGCCAAGGATTCAGCGGCCCCTCCTCGCACCTGTACCATACCCATCCCCCGACCGCTTGGAGCAGGATCGAAGGTCCCCTGCGGCCGCGTGCCTTTACCTGCACGGAGTTGCTCACTCCGGACTCTCGCTCCGCCGACGGAAGACCGGTCACGGTTCTGGCAAGCCCCGATGCCCGCCTGTCACTCTCGCGGCGCCGAGAGACGATGGGACATTTCGTGCGCAACGGCGACGGCGACGAAATCGTCTTCGTGCACAGCGGACGGGGCAAGTGGGAAACCGACTATGGTCTGGTGAGTTACGAACCGGGCGACTACCTGGTGATTCCGAAAGGCACGACCTACCGCATCCATGTCGATTCGAGCGGAGAGCCGGGACTCTTTCTGATCGTCGAAACCCCGGCACCGGTGGAGTTGCCCGATCGAGGCCCCCTCGGGCGGCATGCATTGTTCGATCCCGGCGTCCTGACTGTGCCGGAACTGGCCGACGCACCGGACGATGCAAAAACCCGGCGCGAGTGGGAAGTGCGCATCAAGCGGGACGGCGACTACACCACCGTCTACTACCCCTTCTACCCCATGGATGTGGCTGGCTGGAAGGGCGACCTTTGGGTGGCCAAATTGAACGTGCGGGATTTTCGTCCCGTCACCAGCCCGCGCTACCATCTACCTCCCAGCGTGCACGCGACCTTTCAAGCCGGTGGAGCGCTGATCTCGACCTTTGCCCCGAGACCACTGGAGAGCGACCCCCAGGCGCTGCGAGTGCCGTTTTATCATCGCAACATGGACTACGATGAAGTGCTCTTCTACCACCAGGGGGAATTCTTCAGCCGGGCCGGTATTCAGGCCGGCATGTTGACGCTCCATCCGCAGGGCATTCATCACGGTCCGCAACCGCAAGCCGTCACAGCGGCCAAACGCAAAGAACAGACGGAAGAAGTCGCCGTGATGATCGAATCGCGACACACCTTCAAGGTCATGCCGGAATTTGAAACAGTGGAATGGAAGGACTATGCGATGAGCTGGAGTCGCCCATGA
- a CDS encoding Lactoylglutathione lyase encodes MKEAIGIDHITLCVKNLAAAEFLFTNILGFHVIWSAQDVGSDKSSMDTVVVQRGDAKIALMQGRNKERRSQICEFIDKYGEGVQHIAIEVDDIDAVCREWETHGVRFSGDIKDGRDGFGPLKQRFTYPLFPGCGVFLELTQRQHGEEESKTFVRATVESLYKDIERDQVKGVERTIVDYETLPLPFEDAPSKPYRRAS; translated from the coding sequence ATGAAAGAAGCCATCGGGATTGACCACATCACCTTGTGTGTGAAGAATCTGGCGGCGGCAGAATTCCTCTTCACAAACATTCTCGGCTTTCACGTCATCTGGTCGGCGCAGGACGTGGGCAGCGACAAGTCCAGCATGGACACCGTCGTCGTCCAACGAGGCGATGCGAAGATCGCCTTGATGCAGGGCAGAAACAAAGAACGCCGATCCCAGATCTGTGAATTCATCGACAAGTACGGCGAGGGTGTGCAGCACATCGCGATCGAGGTGGATGACATCGATGCCGTGTGCCGCGAATGGGAAACCCACGGCGTCCGATTCAGCGGAGACATCAAGGACGGCCGGGACGGGTTCGGGCCGCTCAAACAGCGGTTCACCTATCCCCTTTTCCCCGGATGCGGGGTGTTTCTGGAACTGACGCAACGGCAGCATGGGGAGGAAGAATCCAAGACCTTCGTGCGCGCCACGGTCGAATCACTCTACAAAGACATCGAGCGCGATCAGGTCAAGGGTGTCGAGAGAACCATCGTCGATTACGAGACCCTTCCGTTGCCGTTCGAAGACGCTCCTTCCAAGCCGTACCGGCGGGCGTCGTAG
- a CDS encoding 3-hydroxybutyryl-CoA dehydrogenase has product MYIYKVGVVGAGTMGAQIAEVVSYAGVPVMLADRDETLARRGVESVRAIYQVRVDKGKMTPEQLEEKMLLVTASQTLDGLKDVDLVIEAVSEDLTLKRQIFQKLDQVCTRGAILASNTSALSISAIGAATKRPGKVVGFHFFNPAYVMPLVEVIPGLATDQQTVDDVVGFAESLRKSPVVVKECAGFLVNRLLSPYLNEAAWCLQDDAVSIKDIDQDLVSFGMPVGPFALLDAVGLDIAFEVARILHRSYGPRMEPAPLLEALVKAGRWGIKTGHGFYDYVSDEAGGRDQSIEHLMQQVRQHSGQHTTRTKWTRSRPLLAMVNEAVIALQEGVASARDIDFAMVGGTGFPNEKGGPLHFADQLGIERVLQELEEFRASLGDRFWPAPMLRRMVDAGFTGQIAGRGFFSY; this is encoded by the coding sequence ATGTATATCTACAAAGTCGGGGTCGTCGGGGCCGGCACCATGGGCGCACAGATTGCGGAAGTGGTGAGTTACGCCGGCGTGCCGGTAATGCTGGCGGACCGAGATGAAACGTTGGCCAGGCGGGGTGTTGAGTCCGTGCGGGCGATTTATCAAGTCCGCGTGGACAAGGGCAAGATGACGCCCGAACAGCTTGAGGAGAAGATGCTGCTCGTGACGGCGTCGCAGACCCTCGATGGTCTCAAGGATGTCGATCTCGTGATCGAAGCGGTGTCGGAGGATCTGACGCTCAAACGGCAGATTTTCCAGAAACTCGATCAGGTCTGCACGAGGGGTGCGATTTTGGCGAGCAACACCTCCGCCCTCTCCATTTCGGCCATCGGGGCTGCGACCAAGCGCCCGGGCAAGGTGGTCGGGTTCCATTTCTTCAACCCGGCCTATGTGATGCCGCTGGTGGAGGTCATCCCCGGCCTTGCCACGGACCAGCAGACCGTCGATGACGTCGTGGGCTTCGCGGAAAGTCTCCGGAAGTCACCGGTCGTCGTGAAGGAATGTGCTGGCTTCCTCGTCAACCGGCTGCTTTCTCCCTATTTGAATGAAGCCGCCTGGTGCCTCCAAGACGACGCCGTCTCCATCAAAGACATCGATCAAGACCTGGTGTCATTCGGCATGCCCGTCGGACCATTCGCGCTGTTGGACGCCGTAGGGCTCGATATCGCGTTCGAAGTCGCGCGCATTCTGCACCGCTCGTACGGGCCTCGCATGGAGCCGGCTCCGCTCCTCGAAGCCTTGGTCAAGGCGGGACGATGGGGAATCAAAACAGGACACGGGTTCTACGACTATGTGAGCGATGAAGCCGGAGGCCGTGACCAGAGCATCGAACATCTGATGCAGCAGGTGAGGCAACACAGCGGACAACACACAACGAGAACGAAATGGACCAGATCGCGACCTCTGTTGGCAATGGTGAACGAGGCGGTGATCGCCCTGCAGGAGGGCGTGGCATCCGCGCGCGACATCGATTTTGCGATGGTCGGAGGAACGGGGTTTCCGAATGAGAAGGGTGGCCCGCTGCATTTTGCCGATCAACTCGGCATCGAGCGGGTGCTGCAGGAGTTGGAAGAGTTCAGGGCGAGCCTGGGTGACCGGTTCTGGCCGGCGCCGATGTTACGCCGAATGGTCGATGCCGGCTTTACCGGCCAAATCGCAGGGAGAGGTTTCTTCTCATACTGA
- a CDS encoding Long-chain-fatty-acid--CoA ligase, with the protein MQRSWISRYDAGVPATVDYPDWTVPDLLQRSAARFPESPALLFYGTSISFGELNEMTTRFALALRRLGVKTGDRVALMLPNIPQAVIAYYGALKAGAIVTPTNPLYVERELQSQLLDSGSETIVALDLFYPRIRAVREQIQLPGRIIITGLGDFLPTMKRLLYPIKARLEKRWIVVEKQPPVYDFLELIAPTHRRGEQDENGASSLPAVQPDALAQIQYTGGTTGTPKGVMLTHRNVVVSALQGRFWCPDFREGKEIFLGVVPFFHCYGLSTCQNLAMATGCPIILLPRFHADEAVKAIHRYRVTIISGVPMMFSMISDFPKVGRYDLRSIRVCLCGASSLQAEVQEGFERLSGVKISEGYGLTEAGPTTHCNPIHGEHPRGSMGLPFPDTDARIVDLESGLRDLPPGEMGELIVRGPQIMQGYWKKDEDARTVLRDGWLYTGDIVRRDDQGFFFFVDRKKDVIKPWGETVYPREVEEILFQHPAVQDAVVVGSPDRHYGEAVKAFVVAKEGCSVTERELIEHCGKSLARFKVPVAVEFRTSLPRNLIGKVLRRTLRVESSAAAAGAPV; encoded by the coding sequence ATGCAGCGGTCCTGGATCAGCCGCTACGATGCCGGCGTCCCCGCCACCGTCGACTATCCCGACTGGACGGTACCGGATCTGCTTCAGCGCTCAGCCGCACGTTTTCCCGAATCTCCCGCCCTGCTCTTTTACGGCACCAGCATCTCCTTCGGTGAATTGAACGAGATGACCACGCGCTTTGCGCTCGCGCTGCGCCGGCTCGGGGTGAAGACAGGCGATCGGGTCGCCCTTATGCTGCCGAATATCCCTCAAGCGGTCATCGCCTATTACGGTGCGTTGAAGGCCGGCGCGATCGTCACGCCGACGAATCCCCTCTATGTCGAACGGGAACTCCAGAGCCAGTTGCTCGATTCCGGCAGCGAGACCATTGTCGCGTTGGACCTGTTCTATCCGCGCATCCGCGCCGTCCGTGAGCAGATACAGCTGCCGGGACGGATCATCATCACCGGCCTGGGGGATTTTCTCCCGACCATGAAACGGCTGCTCTATCCGATCAAGGCACGTTTGGAAAAACGCTGGATCGTCGTCGAGAAACAGCCGCCGGTCTATGATTTTCTTGAATTGATCGCCCCGACGCATCGACGAGGCGAGCAGGACGAGAACGGTGCCTCCTCTCTTCCTGCGGTTCAGCCGGATGCGCTGGCGCAGATCCAATACACCGGAGGAACGACCGGGACTCCCAAGGGCGTCATGCTCACGCATCGCAACGTCGTGGTCAGCGCACTGCAGGGCCGGTTCTGGTGCCCGGATTTTCGCGAAGGGAAGGAAATCTTTCTCGGCGTGGTGCCGTTCTTCCACTGTTATGGCCTGAGCACCTGCCAGAACCTGGCCATGGCGACGGGCTGTCCGATCATCCTGCTTCCGCGCTTCCACGCCGATGAAGCGGTGAAGGCGATTCATCGATACCGAGTCACCATCATCTCCGGCGTTCCGATGATGTTCTCGATGATCAGTGACTTTCCCAAAGTCGGCCGGTACGACCTCCGTTCGATACGGGTGTGCCTCTGCGGGGCAAGCTCGCTTCAGGCGGAGGTACAGGAAGGATTCGAGCGGCTGAGCGGGGTAAAGATTTCGGAAGGATATGGGTTGACCGAGGCAGGTCCTACGACCCATTGCAATCCGATTCATGGGGAACATCCACGCGGTTCGATGGGACTCCCTTTTCCGGATACCGACGCCAGGATCGTGGATTTAGAGTCGGGTCTTCGCGATCTTCCGCCGGGGGAAATGGGAGAGTTGATCGTCCGCGGGCCTCAGATCATGCAGGGGTACTGGAAGAAAGATGAGGACGCCAGAACGGTGTTGCGGGATGGATGGCTCTATACCGGAGATATTGTCAGGCGAGACGACCAGGGCTTCTTCTTTTTCGTGGACCGCAAGAAGGACGTGATCAAGCCCTGGGGGGAGACGGTCTATCCGCGGGAAGTCGAAGAGATCCTGTTCCAGCATCCGGCGGTGCAGGACGCGGTGGTCGTCGGCAGCCCGGATCGTCATTATGGAGAAGCGGTCAAGGCCTTTGTCGTGGCGAAGGAGGGCTGCTCCGTAACTGAGCGTGAACTGATCGAACATTGCGGCAAGTCACTGGCCCGGTTCAAGGTTCCCGTGGCGGTCGAATTCCGGACATCATTGCCGCGGAACCTCATCGGAAAGGTTTTGCGACGCACCCTGCGCGTTGAATCGAGCGCGGCCGCCGCCGGTGCTCCGGTGTAA
- a CDS encoding Fumarylacetoacetate hydrolase family protein codes for MKLVSFQINSPIGVFTRVGAWHDRSIVDLNMAYARLLADRREAQPRRLADAQVPATMLEFLEGGTSTMAAAALAFDHAVNLGSSAGGSNGETIFHDPAAVRLTAPLPNPPSLRDFIAFEDHIAATSKRRGQPIPPEWYKAPVYYKGNHRTIIGPDQELRWPLNTTKLDYELELACIIGRKGVDIAERDATNYIAGYTIMNDFSARDIQFQEMACRLGPAKGKDFATAIGPSLVTPDEVPDLASLRMVARVNGEVWSEGRFGTIHWSFPQMIEHVSRGEAIYPGDLLGSGTVGGGCGLELDRYLKRGDVVELEIQPIGILRTTIAANH; via the coding sequence ATGAAACTCGTGAGCTTCCAAATCAACAGTCCCATCGGAGTCTTTACCAGGGTCGGGGCATGGCACGATCGCTCCATCGTCGATCTCAATATGGCCTATGCCCGTCTCCTTGCCGACCGACGGGAAGCGCAACCGCGCCGGCTCGCCGATGCGCAGGTGCCCGCAACCATGTTGGAGTTTTTGGAAGGCGGTACTTCCACGATGGCCGCTGCCGCTCTCGCCTTCGATCACGCGGTGAATCTCGGCTCCTCCGCCGGAGGCTCGAACGGCGAGACGATTTTCCATGACCCGGCTGCCGTCCGGTTGACCGCGCCCCTCCCCAATCCTCCTTCGCTGCGCGATTTCATCGCCTTCGAAGACCACATCGCCGCGACCTCCAAGAGGCGGGGGCAACCGATTCCGCCCGAATGGTACAAGGCGCCGGTTTACTACAAAGGCAACCATCGGACCATCATCGGACCAGATCAGGAGCTGCGCTGGCCGCTGAATACGACCAAGTTGGATTACGAATTGGAGCTGGCCTGTATCATCGGACGTAAAGGGGTGGATATCGCCGAACGGGATGCGACGAACTACATCGCCGGCTATACGATCATGAACGACTTCAGCGCGAGGGACATTCAGTTCCAGGAAATGGCCTGCCGGCTCGGGCCGGCAAAGGGAAAAGATTTCGCGACCGCCATTGGACCCTCCCTGGTCACGCCCGACGAAGTCCCCGATCTGGCCTCGTTGCGGATGGTCGCACGGGTGAATGGAGAGGTCTGGTCGGAAGGGCGGTTCGGCACGATCCATTGGTCCTTCCCGCAGATGATCGAACATGTGTCGCGAGGCGAAGCCATCTATCCCGGCGACCTGTTGGGGTCCGGCACGGTCGGCGGCGGCTGCGGGTTGGAACTCGACCGGTATCTCA
- a CDS encoding Enoyl-CoA hydratase, with translation MTTMIGSMLSCNIDGAVATLVINHPPANTLTPELLADLTRIFDLLAKDDAVKAIVLTGTGRFFIAGADIRVLASIASSQEGERIALQGQAILNRIEAFEKPVIAAINGVCLGGGLELAMCCHIRLAAEGSRLGQPEINLGIMPGFGGTQRLPRIIGRSKATELILTGDPISAQEAEAFGLLSQVVPPDDLLRQAQGLARKIASKSRVALRVALQAIRQGAGLDLGDGLALEARLFGGLCDTEDKREGLTAFMEKRQPRFVDR, from the coding sequence ATGACCACGATGATCGGCTCAATGCTCTCATGCAACATCGACGGGGCAGTGGCGACCCTGGTGATCAACCATCCGCCGGCGAACACGCTGACTCCGGAACTCCTCGCCGACCTCACTCGGATCTTCGACCTGTTGGCCAAGGACGACGCCGTCAAAGCGATCGTGTTGACAGGAACGGGCCGGTTTTTTATCGCGGGGGCGGACATTCGAGTGTTGGCCTCGATCGCCTCGTCGCAGGAAGGCGAACGGATCGCCCTGCAAGGTCAAGCGATCTTGAATCGGATCGAAGCGTTCGAGAAACCGGTCATCGCCGCCATCAACGGTGTCTGCCTCGGTGGAGGACTGGAATTGGCGATGTGTTGCCACATCAGACTTGCCGCAGAGGGAAGCAGGCTCGGCCAGCCGGAAATCAACCTGGGCATCATGCCGGGATTCGGCGGTACCCAGCGGCTTCCGCGGATCATCGGTCGATCCAAGGCGACCGAATTGATCTTGACCGGTGATCCGATCTCGGCCCAGGAGGCCGAGGCGTTCGGTTTGTTGTCCCAGGTGGTTCCACCGGACGATCTCCTGCGTCAGGCGCAGGGACTGGCGCGCAAAATCGCCTCCAAGAGTCGGGTGGCGCTGCGCGTGGCACTTCAGGCGATCCGTCAAGGCGCCGGGCTGGACCTCGGCGACGGCTTAGCCTTGGAGGCGCGCCTGTTCGGCGGGCTCTGTGACACGGAAGACAAACGGGAAGGGTTGACTGCGTTCATGGAGAAACGGCAGCCGCGTTTCGTGGATCGCTGA
- a CDS encoding Acyl-CoA dehydrogenase, with product MAIRDKMFTGSLAAAEAARDRKTYSGFIAGLFEGVVRRQLFTTYSIPAMSEAAKEFLDRLRLLLIEKVDPEAIDKEGAVGDDVLAALKGIGAFGIKIPNRYGGLGLSQSDYHTIATLLGSHDAAITVLLSAHNSIGAAEPLKLVGNDEQQRRLLPRLAKGEISGFALTEQGAGCDIWDLKTYAVPVREAGALVGYRLTGDKLYTTNAPRGDDEFLASLLVVVAQIVDEPHEVQRPKEERRFGAFVVETHSQGCSCTRLSFMGVRGIYNGEVHLRKVFVPAANRLGEEGEGLRRALESLTVGRLTLPAACLGNLKQCLRLARIRAQRRVQYDRPIGEHTDIGSKIVLMASRVLALEALVKITGIWADAKQDVRLESAAAKILATEWLLESLLDLFRIYGGRAFETPDSLRLRGELPVPIERMIRDALINVIWEGSNGILTLWIGREGLAEYFTQGTAFLEFQITEMLRATPFFVKTAARSFNTLSDYEKDGVAQGSPDAVWERFVARKSRELAQKTLWATARHRRGLARKQLLLTRLVKAGMDLFAVEALLWYRSQQEIRDKDHSRGLAAYFCSRIGAEFNPAPLLSMRTTVWDDDAEVYRMAKAILLGQAEWLEEGIIRCRSIEDALSAEKGSLLCASSSQK from the coding sequence ATGGCGATCAGGGATAAGATGTTTACGGGATCCCTCGCGGCGGCGGAAGCTGCGCGCGACAGGAAAACCTATTCCGGGTTTATCGCGGGTCTTTTCGAGGGGGTCGTTCGGAGACAACTGTTTACGACCTATTCGATTCCGGCCATGAGCGAGGCGGCGAAGGAGTTTCTGGACCGGCTCCGCCTCCTTCTGATCGAGAAGGTGGATCCGGAAGCCATCGACAAAGAAGGAGCCGTCGGCGACGATGTGCTCGCGGCCCTTAAAGGGATCGGCGCCTTCGGCATCAAAATTCCGAACCGTTACGGCGGCCTCGGCCTCTCCCAGTCGGACTACCATACGATTGCGACCCTCCTGGGAAGTCACGACGCGGCGATCACCGTCCTGCTCTCGGCGCACAATTCGATCGGCGCGGCGGAACCTCTGAAGCTGGTCGGGAATGACGAGCAACAGCGACGATTGCTGCCCCGTTTGGCCAAGGGGGAAATATCCGGTTTTGCACTGACGGAGCAGGGGGCCGGGTGCGATATCTGGGATCTCAAAACCTATGCGGTTCCGGTCAGGGAAGCGGGCGCCCTCGTAGGCTATCGTCTCACCGGTGATAAGTTGTACACGACAAATGCCCCCCGGGGAGATGATGAATTCTTGGCGTCGCTGCTGGTCGTCGTCGCGCAAATCGTGGACGAACCCCATGAGGTGCAGCGCCCCAAGGAGGAACGGCGGTTCGGAGCGTTCGTGGTCGAAACGCATTCGCAGGGGTGCAGCTGCACTCGCCTCAGTTTTATGGGCGTTCGAGGCATTTATAACGGCGAGGTGCATCTGCGCAAGGTCTTTGTGCCGGCGGCGAACCGGCTCGGGGAAGAAGGCGAGGGATTGCGGCGCGCGCTCGAGAGCCTCACCGTGGGACGGCTCACGCTTCCCGCCGCCTGTCTGGGAAACCTCAAACAATGCCTCCGGCTCGCCCGGATACGCGCGCAGCGGCGAGTTCAGTATGATCGTCCGATCGGCGAACATACCGATATCGGGTCGAAGATCGTGCTCATGGCGTCGCGCGTGCTTGCGTTGGAGGCCCTGGTGAAGATCACCGGGATCTGGGCCGATGCCAAACAAGATGTCAGGCTGGAGTCGGCGGCGGCAAAGATTCTCGCCACTGAATGGTTGCTCGAATCGCTGCTGGATCTGTTCCGCATCTACGGCGGCCGCGCGTTTGAGACGCCGGATTCGCTGCGCCTCCGCGGGGAACTGCCGGTGCCGATTGAACGGATGATCCGCGATGCGCTCATCAACGTCATCTGGGAGGGGAGCAACGGCATCTTGACCCTTTGGATCGGAAGGGAGGGCCTGGCGGAGTATTTCACGCAGGGCACCGCCTTTCTGGAGTTTCAGATCACAGAGATGTTGCGGGCCACACCCTTTTTCGTGAAGACTGCGGCCCGATCGTTTAATACCCTGTCCGACTATGAGAAGGACGGCGTGGCGCAGGGCTCGCCGGACGCGGTATGGGAGCGGTTTGTGGCGCGGAAGAGTCGGGAACTGGCTCAAAAGACCCTGTGGGCGACGGCCCGCCATCGGCGAGGCCTCGCGCGGAAGCAACTGCTGCTGACCCGCCTGGTGAAGGCCGGCATGGATCTGTTTGCCGTCGAAGCGTTGTTGTGGTATCGGTCGCAGCAAGAAATTCGGGACAAGGACCATTCCCGGGGTCTTGCCGCCTATTTCTGTTCGCGAATCGGAGCGGAATTCAACCCCGCCCCGTTGCTCTCCATGCGGACGACCGTGTGGGACGATGACGCCGAAGTGTACCGCATGGCAAAGGCCATCCTTTTGGGACAGGCCGAGTGGCTGGAAGAAGGCATCATCCGCTGCCGCTCGATCGAGGATGCCCTGTCGGCCGAGAAGGGGAGTCTCCTGTGCGCTTCCTCCTCACAGAAATGA